A window of the Myxocyprinus asiaticus isolate MX2 ecotype Aquarium Trade chromosome 11, UBuf_Myxa_2, whole genome shotgun sequence genome harbors these coding sequences:
- the LOC127447918 gene encoding calcitonin gene-related peptide type 1 receptor isoform X3, translating to MKDNNPDRRVGPVCNRTWDGWLCWDDADAGITSEQHCPDYFQDFDPTEMVTKICTESGQWFLHPESNRTWTNFTRCNLHTTEGRRTAMNLFYLALIGHGLSLTSLFISLGIFFHFKSLSCQRITLHKNLFFSFVLNSVITIIWLTAVANNQELVQQNPISCKVSQFIHLYIFGCNYFWMLCEGIYLHTLIVVAVFAEKQHLMWYYLLGWGFPLIPATIHAIARSYYYNDNCWISSNTSLLYIIHGPICAALLVNLFFLLNIVRVLITKLKVTHQAESSLYMKAVRATLILVPLLGIQYVLLPYKPGGRVSAEIYDYIMHILMHYQGLLVATIFCFFNGEVQAVLRRHWNQYRIQFGSTITHSDALRSASYTASSITEVQGCYSIDGHTEHLNGKNCHDIDNTILKPENPFA from the exons ATGAAGGACAACAATCCAGACAGAAGAG TTGGCCCAGTGTGCAACAGGACATGGGATGGATGGTTATGTTGGGATGACGCTGATGCTGGCATCACCTCTGAGCAACACTGCCCTGACTATTTCCAGGACTTTGACCCCACAG AAATGGTCACCAAAATATGTACAGAAAGTGGGCAGTGGTTCCTGCATCCCGAGAGCAACCGAACCTGGACAAATTTCACCAGATGTAATTTGCACACTACTGAAGGAAGACGG ACCGCAATGAACTTGTTCTACTTGGCACTGATAGGTCATGGACTCTCATTAACATCTTTGTTTATCTCACTTGGCATATTCTTCCATTTTAA GAGTTTGAGCTGCCAAAGAATAACCCTGCACAAAAACCTGTTCTTTTCCTTCGTATTAAACTCTGTCATCACTATCATTTGGTTAACCGCAGTGGCAAACAACCAGGAGTTAGTGCAGCAAAATCCA ATCAGTTGCAAAGTGTCACAGTTTATCCATCTGTATATCTTTGGATGCAACTACTTCTGGATGCTGTGTGAAGGAATTTACTTGCACACACTCATTGTAGTAGCTGTGTTTGCTGAAAAACAGCATTTAATGTGGTACTACCTACTAGGATGGG gttTCCCACTTATACCAGCTACAATACATGCCATAGCCAGAAGTTATTACTACAATGATAA TTGTTGGATCAGCTCAAATACTTCTTTGCTATACATTATTCATGGCCCGATCTGCGCAGCTCTGTTG GTGAACTTGTTCTTTCTGTTGAACATTGTACGGGTCCTCATCACCAAACTGAAAGTGACACACCAAGCTGAGTCTAGTCTGTACATGAAAGCTGTCCGAGCCACGCTGATTCTTGTTCCACTCCTGGGCATTCAGTACGTTCTTCTCCCTTACAAACCCGGGGGGCGTGTTTCCGCTGAAATCTATGACTACATTATGCATATCCTAATGCATTATCAG ggaCTGTTGGTGGCCACAATCTTCTGCTTTTTCAATGGAGAG GTACAAGCGGTTTTGAGAAGACACTGGAACCAGTACCGCATCCAGTTTGGAAGCACCATCACACACTCTGATGCTCTGAGGTCTGCCTCGTACACTGCTTCCTCCATTACGGAGGTCCAGGGCTGTTACAGCATTGATGGCCACACAGAACACTTGAACGGCAAGAACTGCCATGACATTGACAACACTATCCTAAAACCAGAGAACCCCTTCGCCTGA
- the LOC127447918 gene encoding calcitonin gene-related peptide type 1 receptor isoform X1: MRLNIEKARLFLFEHLWILLNIQINSGSLEMTKKIIASCWMVYLFLLGSVTELIVLASPEVNESQQQHPQNVYHDIGVTRNKIVTAQFECYQKIMKDNNPDRRVGPVCNRTWDGWLCWDDADAGITSEQHCPDYFQDFDPTEMVTKICTESGQWFLHPESNRTWTNFTRCNLHTTEGRRTAMNLFYLALIGHGLSLTSLFISLGIFFHFKSLSCQRITLHKNLFFSFVLNSVITIIWLTAVANNQELVQQNPISCKVSQFIHLYIFGCNYFWMLCEGIYLHTLIVVAVFAEKQHLMWYYLLGWGFPLIPATIHAIARSYYYNDNCWISSNTSLLYIIHGPICAALLVNLFFLLNIVRVLITKLKVTHQAESSLYMKAVRATLILVPLLGIQYVLLPYKPGGRVSAEIYDYIMHILMHYQGLLVATIFCFFNGEVQAVLRRHWNQYRIQFGSTITHSDALRSASYTASSITEVQGCYSIDGHTEHLNGKNCHDIDNTILKPENPFA, from the exons ATCAATAGTGGATCATTGGAAATGACAAAGAAGATAATAGCTAGCTGTTGGATGGTTTACCTGTTTCTGCTCGGATCTGTCACAGAG CTTATCGTTCTGGCCAGCCCTGAGGTGAACGAAAGCCAGCAACAACATCCTCAAAATGTGTACCATGACATTGGCGTGACCAGAAACAAGATTGTGACTGCACAGTTTGAGTGCTATCAGAAGATCATGAAGGACAACAATCCAGACAGAAGAG TTGGCCCAGTGTGCAACAGGACATGGGATGGATGGTTATGTTGGGATGACGCTGATGCTGGCATCACCTCTGAGCAACACTGCCCTGACTATTTCCAGGACTTTGACCCCACAG AAATGGTCACCAAAATATGTACAGAAAGTGGGCAGTGGTTCCTGCATCCCGAGAGCAACCGAACCTGGACAAATTTCACCAGATGTAATTTGCACACTACTGAAGGAAGACGG ACCGCAATGAACTTGTTCTACTTGGCACTGATAGGTCATGGACTCTCATTAACATCTTTGTTTATCTCACTTGGCATATTCTTCCATTTTAA GAGTTTGAGCTGCCAAAGAATAACCCTGCACAAAAACCTGTTCTTTTCCTTCGTATTAAACTCTGTCATCACTATCATTTGGTTAACCGCAGTGGCAAACAACCAGGAGTTAGTGCAGCAAAATCCA ATCAGTTGCAAAGTGTCACAGTTTATCCATCTGTATATCTTTGGATGCAACTACTTCTGGATGCTGTGTGAAGGAATTTACTTGCACACACTCATTGTAGTAGCTGTGTTTGCTGAAAAACAGCATTTAATGTGGTACTACCTACTAGGATGGG gttTCCCACTTATACCAGCTACAATACATGCCATAGCCAGAAGTTATTACTACAATGATAA TTGTTGGATCAGCTCAAATACTTCTTTGCTATACATTATTCATGGCCCGATCTGCGCAGCTCTGTTG GTGAACTTGTTCTTTCTGTTGAACATTGTACGGGTCCTCATCACCAAACTGAAAGTGACACACCAAGCTGAGTCTAGTCTGTACATGAAAGCTGTCCGAGCCACGCTGATTCTTGTTCCACTCCTGGGCATTCAGTACGTTCTTCTCCCTTACAAACCCGGGGGGCGTGTTTCCGCTGAAATCTATGACTACATTATGCATATCCTAATGCATTATCAG ggaCTGTTGGTGGCCACAATCTTCTGCTTTTTCAATGGAGAG GTACAAGCGGTTTTGAGAAGACACTGGAACCAGTACCGCATCCAGTTTGGAAGCACCATCACACACTCTGATGCTCTGAGGTCTGCCTCGTACACTGCTTCCTCCATTACGGAGGTCCAGGGCTGTTACAGCATTGATGGCCACACAGAACACTTGAACGGCAAGAACTGCCATGACATTGACAACACTATCCTAAAACCAGAGAACCCCTTCGCCTGA
- the LOC127447918 gene encoding calcitonin gene-related peptide type 1 receptor isoform X2: protein MSVCPDTQINSGSLEMTKKIIASCWMVYLFLLGSVTELIVLASPEVNESQQQHPQNVYHDIGVTRNKIVTAQFECYQKIMKDNNPDRRVGPVCNRTWDGWLCWDDADAGITSEQHCPDYFQDFDPTEMVTKICTESGQWFLHPESNRTWTNFTRCNLHTTEGRRTAMNLFYLALIGHGLSLTSLFISLGIFFHFKSLSCQRITLHKNLFFSFVLNSVITIIWLTAVANNQELVQQNPISCKVSQFIHLYIFGCNYFWMLCEGIYLHTLIVVAVFAEKQHLMWYYLLGWGFPLIPATIHAIARSYYYNDNCWISSNTSLLYIIHGPICAALLVNLFFLLNIVRVLITKLKVTHQAESSLYMKAVRATLILVPLLGIQYVLLPYKPGGRVSAEIYDYIMHILMHYQGLLVATIFCFFNGEVQAVLRRHWNQYRIQFGSTITHSDALRSASYTASSITEVQGCYSIDGHTEHLNGKNCHDIDNTILKPENPFA, encoded by the exons ATCAATAGTGGATCATTGGAAATGACAAAGAAGATAATAGCTAGCTGTTGGATGGTTTACCTGTTTCTGCTCGGATCTGTCACAGAG CTTATCGTTCTGGCCAGCCCTGAGGTGAACGAAAGCCAGCAACAACATCCTCAAAATGTGTACCATGACATTGGCGTGACCAGAAACAAGATTGTGACTGCACAGTTTGAGTGCTATCAGAAGATCATGAAGGACAACAATCCAGACAGAAGAG TTGGCCCAGTGTGCAACAGGACATGGGATGGATGGTTATGTTGGGATGACGCTGATGCTGGCATCACCTCTGAGCAACACTGCCCTGACTATTTCCAGGACTTTGACCCCACAG AAATGGTCACCAAAATATGTACAGAAAGTGGGCAGTGGTTCCTGCATCCCGAGAGCAACCGAACCTGGACAAATTTCACCAGATGTAATTTGCACACTACTGAAGGAAGACGG ACCGCAATGAACTTGTTCTACTTGGCACTGATAGGTCATGGACTCTCATTAACATCTTTGTTTATCTCACTTGGCATATTCTTCCATTTTAA GAGTTTGAGCTGCCAAAGAATAACCCTGCACAAAAACCTGTTCTTTTCCTTCGTATTAAACTCTGTCATCACTATCATTTGGTTAACCGCAGTGGCAAACAACCAGGAGTTAGTGCAGCAAAATCCA ATCAGTTGCAAAGTGTCACAGTTTATCCATCTGTATATCTTTGGATGCAACTACTTCTGGATGCTGTGTGAAGGAATTTACTTGCACACACTCATTGTAGTAGCTGTGTTTGCTGAAAAACAGCATTTAATGTGGTACTACCTACTAGGATGGG gttTCCCACTTATACCAGCTACAATACATGCCATAGCCAGAAGTTATTACTACAATGATAA TTGTTGGATCAGCTCAAATACTTCTTTGCTATACATTATTCATGGCCCGATCTGCGCAGCTCTGTTG GTGAACTTGTTCTTTCTGTTGAACATTGTACGGGTCCTCATCACCAAACTGAAAGTGACACACCAAGCTGAGTCTAGTCTGTACATGAAAGCTGTCCGAGCCACGCTGATTCTTGTTCCACTCCTGGGCATTCAGTACGTTCTTCTCCCTTACAAACCCGGGGGGCGTGTTTCCGCTGAAATCTATGACTACATTATGCATATCCTAATGCATTATCAG ggaCTGTTGGTGGCCACAATCTTCTGCTTTTTCAATGGAGAG GTACAAGCGGTTTTGAGAAGACACTGGAACCAGTACCGCATCCAGTTTGGAAGCACCATCACACACTCTGATGCTCTGAGGTCTGCCTCGTACACTGCTTCCTCCATTACGGAGGTCCAGGGCTGTTACAGCATTGATGGCCACACAGAACACTTGAACGGCAAGAACTGCCATGACATTGACAACACTATCCTAAAACCAGAGAACCCCTTCGCCTGA